A single genomic interval of Alteromonas sp. CI.11.F.A3 harbors:
- a CDS encoding lipopolysaccharide biosynthesis protein: MREVVLNSLKWVAIGKVLGQSVRWLTTIFTLRFLFPEDYAVIALSSFFTALLWSFSRSGIAAALIREKQVDNRLLGEFFLLTILAHTFLFILLQISAPLLADVYGDPRLEAVIQVTSFTFLISLIGFIPGTLLNREMKFKKLSMVDALAESFSALVTVMLAWLGYGYWSIVIGLLTLETIKQCGYLSKNMMWVKPQRFTHRFKPLFEFSWKAALQATIGYSIFNIDIAIAGLYLSTTDLGFYQFAVVLAMMPAAKVLPLLRQVAFPVYTKIQADTKGIERYFLKSQRISALLFVPIFWGIAGTASTLVPVVFGEKWQPAALVITIYCLSMPIKCLEQLFGPVLKARNKLNVTLSNTAIYGFVLIPSFFIGAHFGGVGIALAWLLTFFFCFLIATYRACHALDISFKNYLFAINKPHINGLVMLTTCFLMGLTLVDVVGPSATLLLQIAAGAIIYIGLTWVFSKEDIKELINLFRKKAL; encoded by the coding sequence ATGAGAGAAGTCGTGCTTAACTCACTGAAGTGGGTAGCAATTGGAAAAGTGTTGGGCCAATCAGTTCGCTGGTTAACGACGATATTCACCTTGCGTTTTTTGTTTCCAGAAGATTATGCTGTCATTGCGCTTTCTTCTTTTTTTACGGCATTGCTTTGGTCATTTAGCCGCAGTGGGATAGCCGCAGCGCTAATCAGAGAGAAACAGGTTGATAATAGACTGCTTGGAGAGTTTTTTTTACTTACCATTTTAGCGCACACCTTTCTCTTTATTTTACTCCAGATTAGTGCCCCTCTGTTAGCTGATGTGTACGGTGATCCTCGATTAGAAGCGGTCATTCAAGTGACGTCTTTCACGTTTTTGATTTCTCTCATTGGTTTTATTCCTGGAACACTGTTAAATCGAGAAATGAAATTTAAAAAGCTTTCGATGGTAGATGCGTTGGCCGAGTCATTCAGTGCGTTAGTCACCGTTATGTTAGCTTGGTTAGGATATGGCTACTGGTCGATTGTCATTGGCTTACTGACACTTGAAACAATTAAACAATGTGGTTATCTTTCTAAAAATATGATGTGGGTTAAGCCACAAAGATTTACACACAGGTTTAAACCGTTATTTGAGTTCTCGTGGAAGGCTGCTCTTCAGGCTACCATAGGGTATTCGATCTTTAATATCGATATCGCGATAGCGGGTCTATATTTGTCGACAACTGATTTAGGTTTCTATCAATTTGCAGTTGTGCTTGCAATGATGCCTGCAGCAAAGGTATTACCCTTGTTACGACAAGTTGCGTTCCCTGTTTACACTAAGATCCAAGCGGATACTAAAGGGATAGAACGTTACTTCTTAAAAAGCCAACGAATTAGCGCGCTTTTATTTGTGCCGATTTTTTGGGGAATAGCGGGTACGGCAAGTACGTTGGTGCCTGTTGTATTCGGAGAGAAATGGCAGCCGGCTGCGTTAGTGATTACTATTTATTGCTTATCAATGCCAATCAAGTGCCTTGAACAGCTTTTTGGGCCTGTGTTAAAAGCACGAAATAAATTGAACGTTACTTTAAGTAATACCGCGATTTACGGTTTCGTTCTCATCCCCTCTTTTTTTATTGGTGCCCATTTTGGTGGTGTAGGGATCGCACTAGCGTGGTTGCTAACTTTTTTCTTTTGTTTCTTGATTGCAACATATCGAGCCTGCCACGCGCTCGATATTTCATTTAAAAATTATTTATTCGCAATTAACAAGCCACACATCAATGGGCTTGTGATGCTCACCACTTGTTTTTTGATGGGGTTAACATTAGTTGATGTTGTTGGACCATCTGCAACACTCTTGCTTCAGATAGCTGCTGGAGCAATTATTTATATAGGGCTAACGTGGGTATTTTCTAAAGAAGATATAAAAGAGTTAATCAATTTATTTAGAAAGAAAGCACTATAG
- a CDS encoding acyltransferase produces the protein MNKGLSIYLELIRVIATFLVLVSHAAHFAPQWLQLVFAELKLGRDGVILFFVLSGYVITWCGIEKETTIKAFALSRASRIYSVALPGLFLGIIASLTYTSINAEQAHYTLSKAWFYYPLFLTFNSQSWFGFLFPAGNFPYWSLSFEVWYYIFIGAILFTKRYKILFVILAVILMGPFIALFLPIWGLGAVLYLTKDKFHVPKPLCIILFVLSFLGFAVTKYLGFDDHLDQFNGLVLGSASAFLPASQFLGDYFLALIAVVNFYCAYHLNFTFNGVISKVIKLFAGFSFSTYMYHTPFFILLSCTPLVGFENGASYVLSISSALLFCYLLSLVTERKKREISAFLYHCIEMVLRLKRR, from the coding sequence ATGAATAAAGGACTGTCAATTTACTTGGAATTAATACGTGTTATCGCCACGTTTCTGGTGCTTGTCTCCCATGCTGCGCATTTCGCGCCACAATGGCTCCAACTTGTGTTTGCAGAACTCAAGCTGGGACGAGATGGCGTTATCTTATTCTTTGTTCTGAGTGGCTATGTGATTACATGGTGCGGTATTGAAAAAGAAACTACTATAAAAGCGTTTGCCTTAAGTCGAGCTAGCCGCATTTACTCTGTCGCGTTGCCAGGTCTATTCTTGGGTATAATAGCAAGCTTAACGTATACATCCATCAATGCTGAACAAGCCCACTACACCCTTTCAAAAGCGTGGTTTTACTATCCCTTATTCCTTACATTTAACTCTCAATCTTGGTTTGGCTTTTTGTTTCCTGCGGGTAACTTCCCCTATTGGTCACTAAGCTTCGAAGTGTGGTATTACATTTTTATTGGCGCTATCCTTTTTACCAAGCGCTACAAAATCTTGTTTGTAATACTGGCCGTAATCCTTATGGGGCCATTTATCGCCTTATTTCTTCCTATTTGGGGCCTAGGCGCTGTACTCTATTTAACGAAAGACAAGTTTCATGTACCAAAACCGCTTTGCATTATTCTTTTTGTCTTATCCTTTCTCGGCTTCGCAGTAACAAAATATTTAGGTTTTGATGATCATTTGGACCAATTTAACGGCTTGGTATTGGGAAGTGCTTCGGCTTTTCTTCCAGCAAGTCAGTTTTTAGGTGACTATTTTTTAGCGCTCATAGCCGTGGTAAACTTCTATTGTGCTTACCATTTAAATTTTACGTTTAATGGTGTCATTAGTAAGGTGATAAAGCTTTTTGCTGGGTTCTCCTTTAGCACCTATATGTATCACACACCTTTTTTCATTTTACTCTCATGTACTCCGCTAGTAGGTTTTGAAAACGGGGCAAGTTACGTTCTATCTATCTCATCTGCACTGTTATTTTGCTACTTACTTTCTTTGGTCACTGAAAGGAAAAAACGTGAAATCTCGGCCTTTCTCTATCATTGTATTGAGATGGTTTTGCGACTAAAACGCCGTTGA
- a CDS encoding glycosyltransferase, protein MKKQILFFTNLHPLPWQPTRATYNREEIRHLGEYADITLLIPVPWFIWVKEVLINGYRSEANMCLFPFFYIPKVLSFLHPLFLVLSVFISIKPLFLFSKANNVIASWSYAEGVCAALLKKIFQFKLVIECLGSDVNALMKKPAHKAQMRWAFDVANAVTTKSHALAKVVVEHAPRVAPKVVYNGVDFDTFSLRSLPVFERPDTHLVFIGSIIPTKGIFELLLGIAALEDRSRVKLSIIGAGNSSSSLSDNITSLGLQSTVTMKGAIEHSELVQHIQNADALILPSYREGIPNVIMESLATGTPVIATKVGGIPEVVEDRVNGILIEPESSTSVTTGILRAMQTKWYPQKIAHSIAHYSWQQTAQHIIKLLSDN, encoded by the coding sequence ATGAAAAAACAAATACTCTTTTTTACGAATTTACACCCCTTACCTTGGCAGCCTACACGCGCAACCTATAACCGAGAAGAAATACGCCATCTTGGTGAATACGCTGACATCACGCTTTTAATTCCCGTGCCGTGGTTTATTTGGGTCAAAGAAGTGCTTATTAACGGTTATCGAAGTGAAGCGAATATGTGTTTGTTTCCCTTCTTTTATATTCCAAAGGTGTTGAGTTTTTTACATCCTCTGTTTTTAGTGTTATCTGTCTTCATTAGTATTAAACCACTATTTCTATTTAGTAAGGCGAATAATGTTATCGCGAGCTGGTCATATGCAGAGGGCGTTTGCGCGGCATTACTGAAGAAAATTTTTCAGTTTAAACTAGTGATAGAGTGTTTAGGAAGTGACGTAAATGCTTTAATGAAGAAGCCAGCCCATAAGGCACAAATGCGTTGGGCTTTTGACGTTGCCAATGCCGTCACCACAAAAAGCCATGCACTTGCGAAGGTTGTGGTAGAGCATGCTCCACGTGTAGCGCCTAAGGTGGTTTATAATGGGGTAGATTTTGACACATTTTCGCTTAGAAGCTTACCCGTCTTCGAAAGACCTGATACACATCTCGTTTTCATTGGCTCCATCATTCCTACCAAAGGTATTTTTGAGCTATTGTTAGGAATAGCCGCATTAGAAGACAGAAGTAGGGTAAAACTATCTATTATCGGCGCGGGCAATAGTAGCTCATCATTAAGTGACAACATTACATCTCTTGGCCTACAATCAACAGTCACTATGAAGGGAGCCATTGAGCATAGCGAACTCGTTCAACATATCCAGAACGCTGATGCATTAATTCTTCCCAGTTATCGCGAGGGTATTCCAAACGTCATAATGGAATCGTTGGCTACAGGAACGCCCGTTATTGCTACAAAAGTGGGGGGTATCCCAGAAGTCGTGGAAGATAGAGTGAATGGTATACTTATTGAGCCTGAATCCTCAACTTCTGTGACGACCGGTATTTTACGAGCAATGCAAACTAAATGGTATCCTCAGAAAATTGCTCATTCGATTGCACATTACTCGTGGCAGCAAACCGCCCAACACATAATTAAATTACTAAGCGACAATTAA